In Halanaeroarchaeum sp. HSR-CO, one DNA window encodes the following:
- a CDS encoding DNA-binding protein: MSQGPDDDRLEQLREEKLQELQQQQGGEGQEEAVQAQREQAEAQKNALLKQHLTDGARKRLNTVKMSRPDFGEQVEQQVVALAQSGRLRDKIDEAKMKELLNELKPDSTSFNIERR, translated from the coding sequence ATGAGCCAGGGGCCCGACGACGACCGCCTCGAACAGCTTCGCGAGGAAAAGCTGCAGGAGCTACAGCAACAGCAGGGGGGTGAGGGCCAGGAGGAGGCCGTCCAGGCCCAACGCGAACAGGCCGAGGCCCAGAAGAACGCCCTGCTCAAACAGCACCTCACCGACGGCGCCCGAAAACGCCTCAACACGGTGAAGATGAGTCGCCCGGACTTCGGCGAACAGGTCGAACAGCAGGTGGTCGCGCTCGCCCAGTCGGGGCGACTCCGCGATAAGATCGACGAGGCGAAGATGAAGGAGTTGCTCAACGAGCTCAAACCCGACTCGACGAGCTTCAACATCGAGCGGCGGTAA
- a CDS encoding FAD-binding oxidoreductase, with protein sequence MDSYDVVIVGAGIVGCSVARHLASDHDVLVIDEDQVAAGTTARASGLVSPEYDLNGHLDAAKYASERIWNLDGTGHFTVSEGPGLSLVRADEVETDRDRVERAQAAGFDASFHEVDEVADRLPDAFDLGSFAAVGIYEDVGFVDPYTYARTLQGEAEADGAEFRTGVRVEGVTADGAVTGVDTVDGHVAADHVVVAAGWRTRDLIAEHVAIPVRPFRYQTATLEVDVDVSDFPVAWEHETLLYWRRDLNGDLHVGGQPYFVDDPGSLRTQVRPSFMEALAQDLPRYLPAVDTARVVAEDTCPIGDAATPDGRPIVDAPADGPDGLVVATGMHGFGIMLAPLAGGAVRSLVTGESVPFDIDPYRVSRFDDRSTTFGSSYID encoded by the coding sequence ATGGATTCGTACGACGTCGTCATCGTCGGTGCCGGTATCGTCGGTTGCTCGGTCGCTCGCCACCTCGCGTCCGACCACGACGTGCTGGTCATCGACGAGGACCAGGTCGCCGCGGGAACGACGGCCAGGGCATCCGGTCTCGTCTCTCCGGAATACGACCTGAACGGCCATCTCGATGCCGCAAAATACGCTTCCGAACGCATCTGGAATCTCGATGGGACGGGGCACTTCACGGTCTCCGAGGGGCCAGGCCTCTCGCTCGTGAGGGCAGACGAGGTCGAAACCGACCGCGACAGGGTCGAGCGTGCCCAGGCCGCCGGATTCGATGCCTCCTTTCACGAGGTCGACGAGGTGGCAGATCGGCTTCCGGACGCGTTCGACCTCGGGTCGTTCGCGGCAGTGGGAATCTACGAAGACGTCGGCTTCGTCGACCCCTATACGTATGCGAGGACACTCCAGGGCGAGGCCGAGGCGGACGGTGCCGAGTTTCGGACCGGCGTTCGCGTCGAGGGTGTCACGGCCGACGGGGCGGTGACTGGCGTCGATACCGTCGACGGGCACGTCGCTGCGGACCACGTCGTCGTCGCGGCCGGGTGGCGCACGCGTGATCTGATCGCCGAGCACGTGGCGATTCCGGTCCGGCCGTTTCGGTACCAGACGGCGACGCTCGAGGTAGACGTCGACGTCTCTGACTTCCCGGTCGCGTGGGAGCACGAGACGTTGCTCTACTGGCGCCGCGATCTGAACGGCGACCTCCACGTCGGTGGGCAGCCCTACTTCGTCGACGACCCTGGCTCGCTCCGAACGCAGGTCCGCCCCTCGTTCATGGAGGCACTCGCCCAGGACCTACCGCGGTACCTCCCCGCGGTTGACACCGCTCGTGTCGTCGCCGAGGACACCTGCCCGATCGGCGACGCCGCGACACCGGACGGCAGGCCCATCGTCGACGCACCCGCGGACGGGCCGGATGGCCTCGTCGTCGCGACCGGGATGCACGGTTTCGGCATCATGCTCGCCCCGCTGGCCGGCGGAGCGGTACGCTCGCTCGTCACTGGTGAGTCGGTGCCGTTCGACATCGACCCCTATCGAGTCTCGCGATTCGACGATCGGTCGACGACCTTCGGGTCGTCGTATATCGATTAG
- a CDS encoding asparagine synthase-related protein, whose product MQLGLLYSGGKDSSLAALVLDRFYDVTLVTAHFDVTEDWRFAREAADAVGFDFETVVMESDVAQDAIERMLEDGYPRNGIQTVHQHALETIAQVPAFDAIADGTRRDDRVPTVSRAQAQSLEDRYDVDYIAPLSGFGRHAVDRLVDAELDVTVGPSEEISKADYESELRALIAEEYGESAVADVFPDHTQTVVKGLSNSG is encoded by the coding sequence ATGCAACTCGGCCTCCTCTACTCCGGCGGCAAGGATTCGTCGCTCGCGGCGCTCGTCCTCGACCGCTTTTACGACGTCACGCTCGTCACCGCCCACTTCGACGTCACCGAGGACTGGCGATTCGCTCGCGAGGCCGCGGACGCCGTTGGATTCGACTTCGAGACGGTCGTGATGGAATCGGACGTCGCCCAGGACGCCATCGAGCGGATGCTCGAGGATGGCTATCCGCGCAACGGCATCCAGACGGTCCACCAGCACGCCCTGGAGACCATCGCCCAGGTCCCGGCCTTCGACGCTATCGCGGACGGGACCCGTCGTGACGACCGCGTCCCCACCGTCTCGAGGGCGCAGGCACAGAGCCTGGAGGACCGCTACGACGTCGATTACATCGCGCCGCTCTCGGGGTTCGGTCGCCACGCCGTCGACCGACTCGTCGACGCGGAACTCGACGTCACGGTGGGGCCGAGCGAGGAGATCAGCAAGGCGGATTACGAGAGCGAACTCCGTGCCCTCATCGCCGAGGAGTACGGCGAGTCGGCCGTCGCCGACGTCTTCCCCGATCACACCCAGACCGTGGTGAAGGGGCTCAGCAACTCGGGCTGA
- a CDS encoding Tfx family DNA-binding protein, which translates to MTADVPDVDVILATAGFDPDTSVLTRRQAEVLALRERDISQADIAEVLGTSRANVSKVESSARDNIARAKETVAFAETLKAPVQIDIEPGTDLYEVPDRVYDACDENGVKVPYSAPEVMKLVSDNAGDAIAGREIRSHLLVGVTSDGTMRVRSRPEA; encoded by the coding sequence ATGACTGCGGACGTTCCCGACGTCGATGTGATCCTCGCCACGGCGGGATTCGACCCCGATACGAGCGTGTTGACCCGTCGCCAGGCCGAGGTACTGGCTCTTAGGGAACGGGACATCTCCCAGGCGGACATCGCCGAGGTGCTCGGAACCTCCCGGGCGAACGTCTCGAAGGTCGAATCGAGCGCCCGCGACAACATCGCCCGGGCGAAAGAGACGGTCGCATTCGCGGAGACGCTCAAGGCCCCGGTCCAGATCGACATCGAACCGGGGACGGACCTCTACGAGGTGCCGGACCGCGTCTACGACGCGTGCGACGAGAACGGCGTGAAGGTACCGTACTCCGCACCCGAGGTGATGAAACTCGTGAGCGACAACGCCGGGGACGCCATCGCCGGTCGCGAGATCCGATCTCACCTCCTCGTCGGCGTCACGAGCGACGGCACGATGCGGGTGCGGTCACGACCGGAAGCCTAA
- the truA gene encoding tRNA pseudouridine(38-40) synthase TruA, whose product MRAFRIAYDGRPFHGFQRQPSVPTVEDAIFDALRALEIFEDDKPPGYSAAGRTDAGVSARAQTVAIRSPDWLSPRALNGELPDSVWAWASADAPDDFHATYDAQWREYRYFLYAPDIDDERARDALAALRGEHDFHNLTPDDENTVRRLRGEIVRDGSYLVVTLRSSGFARELVRRVVSLVRAVGSGAAPVSKVATVLGTEPIDGPEGVPPAPASPLVLRRVAYDVSFHVDEEAARAARSRFHGAAVESRTRSKVADAIAAGIDTATESPR is encoded by the coding sequence ATGCGAGCGTTCAGAATCGCCTACGACGGTCGCCCGTTCCACGGGTTCCAGCGTCAGCCCTCGGTCCCCACCGTCGAGGACGCCATCTTCGACGCGCTCCGCGCACTGGAAATCTTCGAGGACGACAAACCGCCAGGCTACAGCGCGGCCGGGCGGACGGACGCCGGCGTCTCCGCACGCGCACAGACGGTCGCCATTCGCTCGCCCGACTGGCTCTCGCCCCGTGCCCTGAACGGCGAACTCCCCGATTCCGTGTGGGCGTGGGCGTCGGCGGACGCACCAGACGATTTTCACGCGACCTACGACGCGCAGTGGCGGGAGTACCGCTACTTCCTCTATGCCCCCGATATCGACGACGAGCGCGCTCGGGATGCGCTCGCTGCACTCCGTGGCGAACACGATTTCCACAACTTGACTCCGGACGACGAGAACACGGTCAGACGGCTGCGGGGTGAGATCGTCCGCGATGGCTCGTATCTCGTCGTGACGCTTCGCTCGAGCGGTTTCGCCCGCGAACTCGTCAGGCGCGTCGTCTCGCTCGTTCGGGCCGTCGGGTCCGGCGCCGCCCCGGTCTCGAAGGTGGCGACGGTGCTCGGGACGGAACCGATCGACGGTCCCGAGGGCGTCCCACCCGCGCCGGCCTCTCCACTCGTCCTTCGGCGCGTCGCGTACGATGTCTCCTTCCACGTCGACGAGGAGGCGGCCCGGGCGGCCAGGTCACGGTTCCACGGGGCGGCGGTCGAGAGTCGCACTCGCTCGAAAGTCGCCGACGCCATCGCCGCGGGGATCGATACCGCGACCGAGTCGCCACGATAG
- a CDS encoding TRAM domain-containing protein, whose amino-acid sequence MPDCPLADDCPNFSEQIAGMGCQHFGDRSGMDWCNHYGQPIEDLKTAPVVPGQEVEIEVTDMHESGAGVGHQAESGFVIMVDGVLPVARVKAEVTTVKSNYARADLIEKLPDEPEADEEGEDGAESESTDEEGDEQRRPKKKDNPRLGSRENFWGS is encoded by the coding sequence ATGCCCGACTGTCCGCTCGCCGACGACTGCCCCAACTTCTCCGAGCAGATCGCTGGGATGGGGTGCCAGCACTTCGGAGACCGTAGTGGCATGGACTGGTGTAACCACTACGGCCAGCCCATCGAGGACCTCAAGACGGCACCGGTGGTGCCCGGCCAGGAGGTCGAGATCGAGGTCACCGACATGCACGAGAGCGGTGCCGGCGTCGGCCACCAGGCCGAGAGTGGCTTCGTCATCATGGTCGACGGCGTCCTGCCGGTCGCCCGGGTCAAGGCCGAGGTGACGACGGTCAAGTCGAACTACGCGCGAGCGGACCTCATCGAGAAGCTTCCCGACGAACCCGAGGCGGACGAGGAGGGCGAAGACGGCGCAGAATCCGAATCGACGGACGAGGAGGGAGACGAACAGCGCCGACCGAAGAAGAAGGACAACCCCCGCCTGGGCAGTCGCGAGAACTTCTGGGGCAGCTAG
- a CDS encoding mannose-1-phosphate guanylyltransferase, translating into MVTTVAVILAGGTGTRLYPASRSDRPKQFLSFGGERSLLQQAADRAGFADETFVVTRDAYAGRVAEHVPDATVLVEPEPKNTGPALVFAAHRVREVVEDPVVFALPSDHVVGSGFVPTATHALSVAETTGGLVTLGVEPTRPATEYGYIQPGAVVDEYAPVIEFREKPDAETAQQFVERGYRWNAGMFAFRPDALIDEANDSSLAPLVDALRDGRPDSGFDAVESTSIDYAVLESAEDVFVVSADFVWDDLGSWDALERVLDDGAVLGDALSIDAAGNVVASDGKHVSVVGVDDLVVAAYDDRVLVVPKAEAQRVREVVSVLRERDAF; encoded by the coding sequence GTGGTGACGACCGTCGCCGTCATCCTCGCGGGGGGAACGGGGACCCGTCTCTACCCGGCCAGTCGATCGGATCGCCCGAAGCAGTTCCTGTCGTTCGGTGGCGAGCGGTCACTGCTCCAGCAGGCCGCCGACCGCGCCGGGTTCGCCGACGAGACGTTCGTCGTAACCCGTGACGCGTACGCGGGGCGCGTGGCGGAGCACGTCCCTGACGCGACCGTCCTCGTCGAACCCGAACCGAAGAACACGGGCCCTGCTCTCGTGTTCGCCGCCCATCGTGTACGGGAGGTCGTCGAGGACCCCGTCGTGTTCGCCCTGCCCAGCGATCACGTCGTCGGGTCGGGATTTGTGCCGACCGCCACCCACGCGCTCTCGGTCGCCGAGACGACCGGCGGTCTCGTGACACTCGGGGTCGAACCTACTCGCCCCGCGACCGAGTACGGGTACATTCAGCCAGGAGCCGTCGTCGATGAGTATGCGCCAGTGATCGAGTTTCGCGAGAAACCGGACGCCGAGACGGCCCAGCAGTTCGTCGAACGGGGCTATCGGTGGAATGCCGGGATGTTCGCCTTTCGACCGGACGCCCTCATCGACGAGGCGAACGATTCGTCACTCGCGCCGCTGGTCGATGCCCTCCGCGATGGTCGCCCCGATAGCGGGTTCGACGCGGTCGAATCGACGAGCATCGATTACGCGGTCCTCGAGAGCGCCGAGGACGTGTTCGTCGTGTCGGCCGACTTCGTCTGGGACGACCTCGGCTCGTGGGATGCACTCGAGCGCGTCCTCGACGACGGGGCGGTACTCGGGGACGCACTGTCGATCGACGCGGCGGGGAACGTCGTCGCCAGCGACGGCAAGCACGTCAGCGTCGTCGGCGTCGACGACCTCGTCGTGGCGGCGTACGACGATCGGGTCCTCGTCGTCCCCAAGGCCGAGGCCCAGCGGGTCCGCGAAGTCGTCTCGGTACTTCGGGAACGGGACGCGTTCTGA
- a CDS encoding replication factor A (Replication protein A protects and stabilize the intermediate ssDNA that is generated by the unwinding action of a DNA helicase at the replication fork. In addition, SSBs prevent the formation of secondary structures by single-stranded template DNA.), with translation MSDVHDTAESIYEQFSDHLEVSVEDVEGRLERLVTDYKVPLSEARRSVENHYLDEAGLDRDDLGRGSDTDVTVEEIDQEEQWVNVTVKVVDLWDARSDAVGQVGLVGDETGTIKFTAWAKSDLPSLEDGAVYRLENVVTDEYQGRYSIKLNRTTTITELEEDIEVGDNESEIEGALVDIQSGSGLIKRCPEEGCTRVLQNGRCSEHGEVDGEFDLRIKAVVDDGQSVQEVIFDREATEDLTDIELESAKDMAKDALDTTVVVDEMAEAILGRYYRIQGPTMGRYVLANEVEEIGVEADPEAVLIKARSM, from the coding sequence ATGAGCGACGTACACGACACCGCCGAATCCATCTACGAGCAATTTTCAGACCACCTCGAGGTCTCCGTCGAGGACGTCGAAGGCCGTCTCGAACGACTGGTGACCGACTACAAGGTACCGCTCTCCGAAGCGCGCCGAAGCGTCGAGAACCACTACCTCGATGAGGCCGGCCTCGACCGCGACGACCTCGGACGAGGGAGCGACACTGACGTGACCGTCGAGGAGATCGACCAAGAAGAACAGTGGGTCAACGTGACCGTGAAGGTCGTCGACCTCTGGGACGCGCGCAGCGACGCGGTCGGACAGGTCGGCCTCGTCGGCGACGAGACCGGGACCATCAAGTTCACCGCGTGGGCCAAATCCGACCTTCCGAGCCTCGAGGACGGTGCCGTCTACCGGCTCGAGAACGTCGTCACCGACGAGTACCAGGGCCGGTACTCCATCAAACTCAACCGGACGACGACGATCACCGAACTCGAGGAGGACATCGAGGTCGGCGACAACGAATCGGAGATCGAGGGCGCCCTCGTCGACATCCAGTCGGGGAGCGGCCTCATCAAGCGCTGTCCGGAGGAGGGCTGCACCCGCGTCCTCCAGAACGGCCGGTGTTCCGAACACGGCGAGGTCGACGGCGAATTCGACCTCCGCATCAAGGCCGTCGTCGACGACGGCCAGTCCGTTCAGGAGGTCATCTTCGACCGCGAGGCCACCGAGGATTTGACCGACATCGAACTCGAATCGGCCAAGGACATGGCCAAGGACGCACTCGACACGACGGTCGTCGTCGACGAGATGGCCGAGGCCATCCTGGGTCGGTACTATCGCATTCAGGGGCCGACCATGGGGCGGTACGTCCTCGCCAACGAAGTCGAGGAGATCGGGGTCGAGGCCGACCCGGAAGCCGTCCTCATCAAAGCGAGGTCGATGTAG
- the hisS gene encoding histidine--tRNA ligase, with translation MYDRLKGFRDFYPGEMSARRAVIDSLEATARGYGFREVGTPALERTRMYVDKSGEEIVDELYTFTDQGGRDVALTPELTPTVARMVVAKGQELSKPIKWFSTRPFWRYEEPQQGRFREFYQTNVDIFGSAEPAADAEILAYAADAMTDLGLDAADFEFRVSHRDILGGLLEAVDSDVDLRAAIRAVDKSAKVETAEYYDLLHEAGLTYDEAETVDELLGTDDLDDLTDFAGTDRVRTAVENLQAVLEAAEDLGVREYATLSLETARGLDYYTGVVFECFDSTGEVSRAVFGGGRYDDLIESFGGQSTPAVGVAPGLAPLSLLLQRAGVWPEETPTTDYYVLQVGDTRAVAAAIARDLRSRGHVVETDVSARSFGSQLQYADAINAETTVIVGERDLENGEITVKDMVSGDQVAVPVEEFPGEKTAPRYGDFV, from the coding sequence ATGTACGACCGGCTCAAGGGATTTCGCGACTTCTATCCCGGTGAGATGAGTGCCCGGCGAGCGGTCATCGACTCGCTCGAGGCGACCGCCCGGGGCTACGGCTTCCGCGAGGTGGGGACGCCGGCCCTGGAACGGACACGGATGTACGTGGACAAGAGCGGCGAGGAGATCGTCGACGAACTCTATACGTTCACCGACCAGGGAGGGCGAGACGTCGCGCTCACGCCGGAACTCACCCCGACGGTCGCACGGATGGTCGTGGCGAAAGGGCAGGAACTCTCGAAACCCATCAAGTGGTTCTCGACGCGCCCGTTCTGGCGCTACGAGGAGCCTCAGCAGGGACGCTTTCGCGAGTTCTACCAGACGAACGTCGACATCTTCGGGTCCGCCGAACCGGCGGCGGATGCGGAGATACTGGCGTACGCCGCCGACGCCATGACGGACCTGGGTCTCGACGCAGCGGACTTCGAGTTCCGCGTCTCCCACCGCGACATCCTCGGGGGTCTCCTGGAGGCCGTCGACTCGGACGTCGACCTGCGGGCGGCCATCCGGGCAGTCGACAAGAGCGCCAAGGTCGAGACCGCGGAGTACTACGACCTGCTCCACGAAGCGGGGCTCACCTACGACGAAGCCGAGACGGTCGACGAGCTCCTCGGGACCGACGACCTCGACGACCTCACCGACTTCGCTGGTACCGACCGCGTTCGCACTGCGGTCGAGAACCTGCAGGCGGTCCTCGAGGCGGCCGAGGACCTCGGCGTCCGCGAGTACGCCACCCTCTCGCTGGAGACGGCCCGCGGGCTCGATTACTACACCGGTGTGGTCTTCGAGTGTTTCGACTCCACCGGCGAGGTCTCCCGGGCGGTCTTCGGCGGTGGACGATACGACGACCTCATCGAGAGCTTCGGCGGCCAGTCGACCCCCGCGGTCGGCGTCGCCCCGGGCCTCGCCCCGCTCTCGTTGCTCCTCCAGCGCGCCGGGGTCTGGCCCGAGGAGACGCCGACGACGGACTACTACGTCCTCCAGGTCGGCGACACGCGAGCGGTGGCGGCAGCGATCGCCCGCGACCTCCGCTCTCGGGGCCACGTGGTCGAGACGGACGTCTCCGCTCGCTCGTTCGGGTCGCAACTCCAGTACGCAGACGCCATCAACGCCGAGACGACCGTCATCGTCGGGGAACGCGACCTCGAGAACGGCGAGATCACGGTTAAGGACATGGTCTCGGGCGACCAGGTCGCCGTCCCGGTCGAGGAGTTCCCGGGCGAAAAGACCGCGCCACGATACGGGGACTTCGTGTAG